The DNA region gaTAATTTTAAGATGTAAATAATTGGCATGTACCATTGTGGTCCATTTGGCTGAACAACGAATCAACGTATTCGGATCTTTGCAGAAAACCGTCCTTGTTGGTATCATAGTGGTTGTAAACATCGTGAGAAAGTTGGCTTTCAGCAGATTgtgaatattttgtatattcagcATAGGAGAGTTGGTCGTCATCTTAAAATAATCCATACACAAACGAATGTTATTTATTGTTACTTATTTACGAATGTTTTTATTGCTCTTGCCAGCAAATTTCACAGCATCATACAGTACTGTTCGTAAAAGGACTCCTGATAAACACTCTTCGTTATTaactaatgattttaaaattcttacgATCAACATCTAAGAAGTCAAATGCTCCAGCGAGTTCCGCCTTAACCATTACACCGTCGTGATCGGTATCAACGTATTTAAATGTTCTGTCTATAAACATTTCTATGTCATGGTGATGGTACGTTTGTCTACAAAGGGAAAATGAATTTACTTTTCATCATCTCCATTTCTATCCACATGGcgttactttttaaaacaaaacaatatcatttcCAATGCAATTTCAAAGACTTTGAAATCTTTGGTTTTTTCAGt from Crassostrea angulata isolate pt1a10 chromosome 7, ASM2561291v2, whole genome shotgun sequence includes:
- the LOC128156630 gene encoding uncharacterized protein LOC128156630 codes for the protein MKCIIFTLIVGTVLSQTYHHHDIEMFIDRTFKYVDTDHDGVMVKAELAGAFDFLDVDHDDQLSYAEYTKYSQSAESQLSHDVYNHYDTNKDGFLQRSEYVDSLFSQMDHNGDGQVTRHDYDHFFTNVIHHEMHHGHNGR